A genomic segment from Bradyrhizobium sp. CB1015 encodes:
- a CDS encoding ABC transporter ATP-binding protein yields the protein MSYFRAENLSLHFGGLKAVDAVSFAVEKGEILSIIGPNGAGKSSIFNLISRIYRPTSGRIFFEDQDITEQPPYDIAKLGIARTFQNIELFENATVLSNLLVGRHRHSTTQLWQELLFLPSVRANEKVHRRRVEQVIEFLDLEPYRDKLISGLPYGVRKVIELARALCSEPKLILLDEPSSGLNVEETDDMSFWIRDMKSELGVTVLMVEHDMSLVNRVSDRVIALNYGRVLAMGSPAEVQQHPDVVAAYLGA from the coding sequence ATGAGTTATTTCCGCGCCGAGAACCTGTCGCTGCATTTCGGCGGCCTCAAGGCGGTCGATGCGGTCTCGTTCGCGGTGGAGAAGGGCGAGATCCTCTCGATCATCGGGCCGAACGGCGCCGGCAAGAGCTCGATCTTCAACCTGATCTCGCGGATCTACCGGCCGACCTCGGGCCGCATCTTCTTCGAGGACCAGGACATCACCGAGCAGCCGCCCTACGACATCGCCAAGCTCGGCATCGCCCGCACCTTCCAGAACATCGAGCTGTTCGAGAACGCGACCGTGCTGTCGAACCTTCTGGTCGGCCGCCACCGCCATTCAACGACGCAGCTGTGGCAGGAGCTCTTGTTCCTGCCGAGCGTGCGGGCCAACGAGAAGGTGCACCGCCGCAGGGTCGAGCAGGTCATCGAGTTCCTCGACCTCGAACCCTATCGCGACAAGCTGATCTCGGGACTGCCTTACGGCGTGCGCAAGGTGATCGAGCTGGCACGCGCATTGTGCTCGGAGCCGAAGCTGATCCTGCTCGACGAGCCGTCCTCCGGCCTCAATGTCGAGGAGACCGACGACATGTCGTTCTGGATCCGCGACATGAAGAGCGAGCTCGGCGTCACCGTGCTGATGGTCGAGCACGACATGTCGCTGGTCAACCGCGTCTCCGATCGCGTCATAGCGCTGAACTACGGAAGGGTGCTCGCAATGGGCTCGCCCGCCGAGGTGCAGCAGCACCCCGACGTCGTCGCAGCATATCTGGGAGCCTGA
- a CDS encoding branched-chain amino acid ABC transporter permease: MRFLFKTDYEDDIKLFPHSGYVVTYGVLLALLLIAPYVLSSYLMSQLVFVCIYATVGVALLILTGFTGQASLGHAAFLAIGAYTAAYLQKYNVPFPVYFLAAGLLTGIIGAMVGFPALRLTGIYLVIATISFALIVEEILARWESVTHGNEGMRVKTLSLLGVAVPRDSPTFYYLCLAVLVLTIVGTLNLLRSPTGRAFVAIRDSETAARSMGVNVALYKVKSFAISAAITGFAGVLFAHKLSFISPEMFTLQLSIEFIIVILIGGTFSLHGAVLGAIFIVMIDPFLTYLKDDMPGIIAGIAATFGAGSSTAGNIQAKVAAFASLNGLKGAIYGIIIVLFVLFEPLGLYGRWLKIKLFFQLFPLYKRATFKRQKIYVKSERNR; the protein is encoded by the coding sequence CTACGGCGTCCTGCTCGCGCTGCTGCTGATCGCGCCTTACGTGCTCTCCAGCTATCTGATGAGCCAGCTGGTCTTCGTCTGCATCTATGCGACCGTCGGCGTGGCGCTGCTGATCCTGACCGGCTTCACCGGGCAGGCCTCGCTCGGGCACGCGGCGTTTCTCGCCATCGGGGCCTACACCGCGGCTTACTTGCAGAAATACAACGTGCCGTTCCCGGTCTACTTCCTCGCCGCCGGACTGTTGACCGGCATCATCGGCGCGATGGTCGGCTTCCCGGCGCTGCGCCTCACCGGCATCTATCTCGTCATCGCCACCATCTCGTTTGCACTGATCGTGGAGGAGATCCTGGCGCGGTGGGAGAGCGTCACCCACGGCAACGAGGGCATGCGGGTCAAGACGCTGTCGCTGCTCGGCGTCGCGGTTCCGCGCGACAGCCCGACCTTCTATTACCTCTGCCTTGCCGTGCTGGTGCTGACCATCGTCGGCACGCTCAATCTGCTGCGTTCGCCGACGGGCCGCGCCTTCGTCGCGATCCGCGACAGTGAGACCGCGGCGCGCAGCATGGGCGTCAACGTCGCGCTCTACAAAGTGAAGTCCTTCGCGATCTCGGCCGCGATCACCGGCTTTGCCGGCGTCCTCTTCGCGCACAAGCTCTCCTTCATCTCGCCGGAGATGTTCACGCTGCAGCTCTCGATCGAGTTCATCATCGTGATCTTGATCGGCGGCACTTTCAGCCTGCACGGCGCAGTTCTGGGCGCGATCTTCATCGTGATGATCGATCCGTTCCTCACCTACCTGAAGGACGACATGCCCGGCATCATCGCCGGCATTGCCGCGACCTTCGGGGCGGGCTCATCGACTGCGGGCAACATCCAGGCGAAGGTCGCGGCCTTCGCCTCGCTCAACGGGCTGAAGGGCGCGATCTACGGCATCATCATCGTGCTGTTCGTGCTGTTCGAGCCGCTCGGGCTCTACGGCCGCTGGCTCAAGATCAAGCTCTTCTTCCAGCTGTTCCCGCTCTACAAGCGCGCCACCTTCAAGCGGCAGAAGATCTACGTGAAGTCGGAGCGCAACCGATGA